Proteins encoded by one window of Mercenaria mercenaria strain notata chromosome 4, MADL_Memer_1, whole genome shotgun sequence:
- the LOC123552360 gene encoding thymidine phosphorylase-like isoform X1, with the protein MRPTEKYDQNGISGERVISNGFCMPSLIMKKRDGGKLTRNEIEYFIRQVVKGHVQEGQLGAMLMAMFIRSLDNEETTNLTRAMTHSGDVLRWPDEWKGSVVDKHSTGGVGDKVSLVLAPALAACGVKVPMVSGRGLGHTGGTLDKLESIPGFNVSLSHEAMLQVMKNVGCCIVGQTSNLVPADKILYATRDVTSTTENIGLITSSIISKKVAESLDALVLDVKIGKGAFLKDEQSARELATRMVKAGNGSGVKTVALLTDMDSPLGHMVGNALEVAESIHCLHGDGPQDLTDLVIRLGGQLLFKAGHASGLQEAYNIINGTLHNGTAIAKFAAMMKAQGVKADLADRLCEKGVDVFEILPRAKHSTQIKSEMSGYVHDIDAMKCAVVTGKLGAGRTKAGEAISFGVGLHLSTHVGKHVEKDTTWMTVYHNEEKLPDMFVSMLEDALNVRPEPVKTAHKGTRVVDVIT; encoded by the exons ATGCGGCCAACTGAAAAATATGATCAAAATGGCATATCAGGAGAACGTGTTATATCTAATGGTTTCTGTATGCCTAGTTTAATAATGAAGAAGAGAGATGGGGGGAAGCTTACAAGAAATGAGATAGAATATTTCATCAGACAAGTTGTGAAAGGACATGTTCAGGAGGGACAGTTAG GTGCTATGCTTATGGCAATGTTCATCCGAAGTCTTGACAACGAGGAAACCACTAACCTTACTAGAGCTATGACACATTCTGGGGATGTTCTCAGGTGGCCTGATGAGTGGAAGGGTTCTGTTGTTGACAAACACAGCACAGGTGGTGTTGGTGATAAAGTGAGCTTAGTGCTTGCACCTGCCTTGGCGGCGTGTGGTGTTAAG GTACCAATGGTATCGGGAAGAGGCCTTGGCCACACTGGTGGCACTCTAGACAAACTTGAGTCGATCCCTGGTTTTAATGTATCATTATCGCATGAAGCTATGTTGCAAGTAATGAAGAACGTAGGATGTTGTATCGTAGGTCAAACCAGCAACCTTGTTCCAGCAGACAAAATTCTCTACGCGACTCGTGACGTCACCTCCACAACAGAAAACATCGGCCTTATCACAT CATCAATCATCTCAAAGAAAGTTGCTGAATCTCTAGATGCTTTAGTTCTTGATGTAAAAATTGGGAAAGGCGCATTCCTAAAAGATGAACAAAGCGCTCGAGAACTTGCCACTAGAATG GTGAAAGCAGGAAATGGATCGGGTGTAAAAACTGTGGCTTTGCTAACAGACATGGACTCGCCACTTGGCCACATGGTCGGTAATGCTTTAGAAGTAGCCGAATCTATACATTGTCTCCATGGAGACGGACCACAAGATTTGACAGATCTGGTGATACGTTTAG GTGGCCAATTACTGTTTAAAGCCGGTCACGCATCGGGCCTACAAGAAGCTTATAATATTATTAACGGAACACTACATAATGGTACAGCCATTGCAAAATTTGCCGCCATGATGAAGGCACAAGGTGTGAAAGCAGATCTGGCAGACAGATTATGTGAAAAGGGGGTTGACGTTTTTGAAATATTGCCAAGGGCAAAACATTCAACACAAATCAAATCTGAAATGTCAG GTTATGTCCATGATATTGACGCCATGAAGTGTGCAGTGGTAACAGGAAAATTAGGCGCCGGAAGAACAAAGGCTGGCGAGGCTATAAGTTTTGGTGTTGGTTTACATCTGTCCACACATGTTGGAAAACACGTTGAAAAGG ACACCACATGGATGACAGTATACCATAATGAAGAGAAGTTACCAGATATGTTCGTCTCCATGCTTGAAGATGCGCTCAATGTCAGACCAGAACCAGTTAAAACCGCCCATAAAGGAACAAGGGTTGTTGATGTGATCACGTGA
- the LOC123552360 gene encoding thymidine phosphorylase-like isoform X2, with product MSQNYQRQDSCGNNNVSISDLIGKKRDGLSLREEEIEYFVRGVVEGTIQEAQIGAMLMAMFIRSLDNEETTNLTRAMTHSGDVLRWPDEWKGSVVDKHSTGGVGDKVSLVLAPALAACGVKVPMVSGRGLGHTGGTLDKLESIPGFNVSLSHEAMLQVMKNVGCCIVGQTSNLVPADKILYATRDVTSTTENIGLITSSIISKKVAESLDALVLDVKIGKGAFLKDEQSARELATRMVKAGNGSGVKTVALLTDMDSPLGHMVGNALEVAESIHCLHGDGPQDLTDLVIRLGGQLLFKAGHASGLQEAYNIINGTLHNGTAIAKFAAMMKAQGVKADLADRLCEKGVDVFEILPRAKHSTQIKSEMSGYVHDIDAMKCAVVTGKLGAGRTKAGEAISFGVGLHLSTHVGKHVEKDTTWMTVYHNEEKLPDMFVSMLEDALNVRPEPVKTAHKGTRVVDVIT from the exons ATGAGTCAGAATTATCAACGGCAGGATAGCTGTGGGAACAATAATGTGTCGATTTCGGATTTAATCGGCAAAAAACGTGACGGTCTTTCGTTACGAGAAGAGGAAATTGAATATTTTGTCCGAGGTGTGGTCGAGGGAACAATACAGGAGGCTCAAATAG GTGCTATGCTTATGGCAATGTTCATCCGAAGTCTTGACAACGAGGAAACCACTAACCTTACTAGAGCTATGACACATTCTGGGGATGTTCTCAGGTGGCCTGATGAGTGGAAGGGTTCTGTTGTTGACAAACACAGCACAGGTGGTGTTGGTGATAAAGTGAGCTTAGTGCTTGCACCTGCCTTGGCGGCGTGTGGTGTTAAG GTACCAATGGTATCGGGAAGAGGCCTTGGCCACACTGGTGGCACTCTAGACAAACTTGAGTCGATCCCTGGTTTTAATGTATCATTATCGCATGAAGCTATGTTGCAAGTAATGAAGAACGTAGGATGTTGTATCGTAGGTCAAACCAGCAACCTTGTTCCAGCAGACAAAATTCTCTACGCGACTCGTGACGTCACCTCCACAACAGAAAACATCGGCCTTATCACAT CATCAATCATCTCAAAGAAAGTTGCTGAATCTCTAGATGCTTTAGTTCTTGATGTAAAAATTGGGAAAGGCGCATTCCTAAAAGATGAACAAAGCGCTCGAGAACTTGCCACTAGAATG GTGAAAGCAGGAAATGGATCGGGTGTAAAAACTGTGGCTTTGCTAACAGACATGGACTCGCCACTTGGCCACATGGTCGGTAATGCTTTAGAAGTAGCCGAATCTATACATTGTCTCCATGGAGACGGACCACAAGATTTGACAGATCTGGTGATACGTTTAG GTGGCCAATTACTGTTTAAAGCCGGTCACGCATCGGGCCTACAAGAAGCTTATAATATTATTAACGGAACACTACATAATGGTACAGCCATTGCAAAATTTGCCGCCATGATGAAGGCACAAGGTGTGAAAGCAGATCTGGCAGACAGATTATGTGAAAAGGGGGTTGACGTTTTTGAAATATTGCCAAGGGCAAAACATTCAACACAAATCAAATCTGAAATGTCAG GTTATGTCCATGATATTGACGCCATGAAGTGTGCAGTGGTAACAGGAAAATTAGGCGCCGGAAGAACAAAGGCTGGCGAGGCTATAAGTTTTGGTGTTGGTTTACATCTGTCCACACATGTTGGAAAACACGTTGAAAAGG ACACCACATGGATGACAGTATACCATAATGAAGAGAAGTTACCAGATATGTTCGTCTCCATGCTTGAAGATGCGCTCAATGTCAGACCAGAACCAGTTAAAACCGCCCATAAAGGAACAAGGGTTGTTGATGTGATCACGTGA